The Levilactobacillus namurensis genomic interval CTCTTACGACGGGTCGCTTTGAATAGGGCAATGCGGTCGACTAGATGAGAGGTCGAGGCCGGTGAACCGGTCCAGCCAATCAGAAGACGCAACGGAGCGGGCGGTGTCAACAGTTCAATCTCAAGTCCCGGCCAGTCGGTGTTAAGCAGGTCGATGAGCGTGAGTTCACGGCGAGCGGAGGCCAACCAGTCCCGGTCGAAAGCCCGATAAGCAATCCAACCGCCGTAGACGGATGCGGCAATGTCCCCCAAAGACCCGTTGCCCTGAACATCCAGGTGCGCGATGGCAGCCAACTTAAAGAGTTGGTCTTGGCTGAGGTGAATATCGTAGAACTGGCACAGGGCCTTAACGGTCGCCACGGTGACGGCGGCTGAAGAGCCCAGGCCGTACTTCTTGCCATCGGCACTGTCTAAATCACTGTTGACGTTGAGGTGATAGATGCCTAAGGGCTTACCCAGGGCCTGGGCGTACTGTTCTGTGAGGCGAATTGCCGACAGAATGTAGTGGAAGGGATTGTCCCGGTTATCGAAAACCAGTTCGGTTCCTTGACGTTCCCAGTAGAGGGAATTTTCTTGGTACTGTTTGGACGCAATACGCCCATAATCGTGACTTTCCTCGATTGTCACGGTTACAAACTGGTTAAGTGCGACAATGATTGCTGGGTAGCCGGGTTCGACCACGGCATACTCCCCAGCAATGTATAATTTTCCGGGTGCTTGAGCGGAAATCAAAGAATCAGGTCCCTTCTGCGACACGTGGTCGCTTTAGCATAAATGTAGAGTGTTTTATATTCGTTCGTTTCGTTTAATCCAGCCACTGAATGCCCGGTCCGGGATGGGCGACTAAGACGCGGTCGGTCCCGAATTGGTCAGACAGTCGTTGCGTAATGGCGGGAAGCTCGTCCGTTTCACAAAAAATCTTGACGTTGGGCCCCGCATCTAGGGTGTAGTAACAGGCGTGCCCCGCATCGCGCAGTTCCCGGACAGTTTGCATAGCAGCTAGGCTGTCGCCGTTGAAGTAACTGAACGGGGGATTGGCACTCAAAGTGAGCGCGTGCATCCGCATGGCGTTGGTTTCGAGAATCTCGCCCGTGGTTGGGAAATCGTGGGCCAGAATAGCCGGGCGAATCGCCGTTAAGTCCTGTTGAACCACTTCACGCCAAGTCGGGTAATATGGTGACGTTGTGACGCTGGCTTGCATGCCTTGACGGGAGCTGACCTTCTTTTGATGCGGGTCGAGCACTAGCGCCACCACGGCGATGGGCCAGTCGACGTCTTCCATTAACGGTTTGGCGTAAGAGGAGGCGTCATCATGGCCGGCATGCCATTCGACGAAGCCCCCGTAGACCGAACGCGTTGCCGACCCCGAACCGCGCCGGGCTAACCGGGATAGGTCGCGTGGTGTGAGCCGTAAGCCCGCAGCCCGACTGGCAGCCCCCGCTAGCGCCGCAAAGGCGGAAGCCGAGGAGGCCAAGCCCGCGGCCATGGGAACGTGGTTCGTGGAGGTTACGGTGGCGTAAGTCGTAGTCCCCGCAAGGTCCCGCACGATGTCGAGGACGTGGCGGACCTTGCGACTAGCTTGGTCGGTTAAGACCTGGCCGTTGACCACAACCACGTCATGGTCTAAGGCGGCGTCGAATTGAGCTTGCGTATCCGTATAAAACTGGTCCAGCGTTAACGATAAACTATCGGTTTGGGGAATGATCAGGTCAGTATCGGCCTTTCCCCAGTATTTGACTAACGCGATGTTGGTGTGGGCCCGAGCCGTTACTGCTGCCGTCATGCGGGTTCCTCCTCGTCTTGAAAGACTTCTGTCCAGGTTGCAGTTGCCCCGTGGGTGAGCAACGCGTGCTTGACCCGTTTCGCGCTGGCTTGGTCGGCACACAACGCAATCATGCAGCCGCCCATGCCACCGCCCGTAAGCTTCGCGCCTAAGGCCCCGGCTTCCCGGGCAACTGTGATCAGGTGGTCCAGTTCAGGAGAGCTGACCCCTAAGCCGCTTAACTGTTCTTGGGCAGTATTGAGGGCTTCCCCTAGGCGGGTGATCTGATTATCCGCCAGGCACTCCCGGGCGGTATAACTGAGTTGTCCGAGCGTGTTGATCTGTTGGTTGGTCACTTGCGGGAACGTGGTCTTACGCCGGGCAACGGAAGCCACCGCTTGCCCGGTCTGACCCTTTACGCCGCTATCGGCGATGACCAAGACGCCGTTTAGATGGAAGGATAACTGTTGTAGCGTTTGGTGAGGAATCAACCAGACGGGCACCGCGGAACTAGAGGTGGCGGCGTCGATGCCGCTAGGGTTTCCGTGGGTGATCTTCTCGCCGATGGCCACGGTATCCAAGAGAGTGCTCCGGGATAGGGGCCGGTCGAAGAATTGATACATGGCCCGGGTGATGGCCACGTCGACGGCTGCGGAAGACCCCATTCCCCGTTCAGCTGGCAGATCACTGGTGATGGTCATGTGAAAGGGGGTCTGGGTTCCGTCAAACCGTTCTAAAAGGGTCGTGATTAACGCCACGACCCCGGCAAGGTGGTGATTTAATTGGGCGATGGGACCGTCGAAGTATCGACTGGCAATCGTCTGTCCCGCCGTGGTGGCCGTCATCTGAACGGTCGTGGTTACGGAAGGGAGGGGGAGGGCAATGGCGGGTTGACCATAGACAACACTGTGGTCACCCAACAGAATGATTTTGGCATTGCTTTTCCCAATGACCGACTTCTTCAATTGCGCTCGCTCACTTTCTATTTCGATTTATTCTACTCAAATATCATACTCTACTCACCCTTATTGCGCTAGTTTTGCCAGCTAAAATCCCCGGAAGCGTAAAAAATTAACCCTTTCTATACCCTTTTACCGAAGATATCTAGCCATTGCGGGGTGAAGCGTAGCGTTGGCGGCTTAAGTGGTGTATCATAGTGCCAGTTATAATCGCATTTGTGCAGAAATTGGTGAGCAGACATGGATCAAGACACGGTCTACGCGGTGGTCGACATCGAAACCACCGGTACCAGTGTGCAAGATGGCGACCGCATTATTCAGATCGGATGCGTTTTCGTCCAGCATAATAAAATTATTAATCATTTTGAGACCGATGTGAATCCGCTACGTGAGATTCCAGCGGCCATTTCGCGGTTGACGGGCATTAGCAACGCCCGGGTTCGACACGCCCCCTTATTCGATGATGTGGCGGGGACCCTGTATAGCCTGTTGACCAATACGGTCTTCGTGGCCCATAACGTTAACTTCGATTTCCCCTTCGTGAACGCTGAGCTGGCTCGGGTGGGCTACCCAGAGCTGGAGATTGAAGCCTTGGACACGGTTTCTTTAAGCCAGATTTTATTGCCAACGGCGCCCAGCTTTCGGTTACGGGACCTGAGCGGGTATTTCAACATTGAACACGATAATCCCCATTCAGCGGATAGCGATGCGAGTGCCACGGCTGAACTTTTTATCTTCTTGTTTCGGCGGTTGCGGGCCTTACCGTTAGTCACGTTACAGCAGATGATTGATCTACAGACGGATCTGCCGCGCGAAACGGCCCGGCTTTTTACGGTCGCACGAGATCTCAACGTGCAACAGCCCCGTAAGCTGCCTGACTTCTTATACCTGAAGAACGGGTTGGCGTTGCGGAAAGTGCCGGAGGTTGAGCCGACGCCGTTGACCGCGCCGATTCAGTATCCCAAGACTAAGAAACAAAAACAAAAGCTGATGCCCGCCAACCTTGAATGGCGGGCGGAACAGGCTAAAATGATGAATTACATCTATAATAACTACGCGGCTGCTGATCAGCACCCCGTCAAGCAGATGGTGGTCGAAGCCCCCACTGGTATCGGGAAGAGTTTGGGGTACACCTTCCCCATGGCCTTTTTGGGCCAAACCGGGCGGGCGGTCGTCATTAGTACGGCCACGACGTTATTGCAAGAACAATTAATGGAACAAACGATTCCATTATTGAAGCAGATCGTTCCGTTTCCGGTCAACGCCGTGTTGGTCAAGGGGAGCCGCCACTACTTGGACCTGCAACGGTTTGCCACCACGTTGGCCTTAGATGAGACCTCCAAGCAGACCCAGCTCTTAAAGTTACGGTTATTGGTCTGGTTGACCATGACCACTACCGGGGATCTCGATGAATTGCATTTGGCAACGTACCGGGCACCGTATTTCCAGGAAATCGTCCATGAGGGGGCCGTTCAACCGGACAATCCCTTCTATCAAGATGACTTCATTCGGCGGCGGGATTCGGCGTTGAAGCAGGCCCAGTTCGTGATCGTCAACCACGCCTACCTTAGTGAACACGCGCATGAGTTGGGCGAGCAACTGGACCGACCTTACCTAGTGATCGACGAAGCGCAACACCTTTCAGAGAGTACCTTGCGCCAGCGTCGGACTCAGGTGAAGTTTGCCCAAATCATGAATGAGTTACACCATGTGCAGCGGGATATCAGTCGGGAGATTGGCCCGAACCTCTTGGCGTTGTTCGCCCAGGATCAGGCCACGACTCAGACGATTCAGCGCTTGTTGACCACTAGCCAGGACCTGGAGCAGGCCCTGACCACGGTAGTCAACCACCTCTTCTTGAAGTTCTTGGCGGCTAAGCGGGGGAATACCCAGAATGCACCGATTGAAGAGTTGGTTCCCGCTCGAGCCTTATTTGACGCGACGCAAGACCTAGCTCCCACGTTGAAGCAGTTACGGGATGGTGACTTGGCCCTCTTGGTGCAACTCGGAACGATTCGGGAGCGCTTCGATCAGGAGCACGAACGGTTCGTTGCTTCCCAACGGTACCTGTTCGAGCGGTTGGACACCCGGCTGCACGTGATTGACGACCTGTTACAGCGGTTGTTAGGCATCTTCGACCAGGCAACGCCCGATACGACCAGTGAGCTATTCTGGGTCACCATCAATCACGTGGGCGACCGCAGTAGTCTCCAATTGGCCAGTGGGTTATTAGCTACGCAGGGATTCTTACAATCGCGCATCTATGATGCCTTTCAACCGGTACTCCTGACGGGGGCGACCCTCTTTTCTTCGGGGCGGTCGCAATATGTTTTAGATCAGTTTGATTTAGACCGTCAGACCACTGCCACGCACCGGATGCGGAGTAGCTTCGATTACGCCCACCAATCACACTTGTTGGTGGCTGATTCAGGGCCAAATCTGACGCGGGTGGCGCCGGACGACTACGTCACTTACTTGGTAAGTGCCATCACGCAGTTGGCCGGGGCCGTGCATAAGCAGACCCTAGTCTTGTTCAACTCCTTGAACGTCATCGAACGGGTCTACGAACAGTTGACTCAACAACCAGAATTTGCCCAGCGAGAGATTCTCGCACAAGGCATCAGTGGTAGTCGGGAACGAATCGCCAAGCGTTTCTCAACGGGGAGCGATTCCGTGCTCTTAGGAGCGGCGAGCTTCTGGGAGGGCATTGATCTACCAGAAGAGCAGTTGGAACTGCTGATTGTGACCCGGTTGCCCTTTGAC includes:
- the mvaD gene encoding diphosphomevalonate decarboxylase, which codes for MTAAVTARAHTNIALVKYWGKADTDLIIPQTDSLSLTLDQFYTDTQAQFDAALDHDVVVVNGQVLTDQASRKVRHVLDIVRDLAGTTTYATVTSTNHVPMAAGLASSASAFAALAGAASRAAGLRLTPRDLSRLARRGSGSATRSVYGGFVEWHAGHDDASSYAKPLMEDVDWPIAVVALVLDPHQKKVSSRQGMQASVTTSPYYPTWREVVQQDLTAIRPAILAHDFPTTGEILETNAMRMHALTLSANPPFSYFNGDSLAAMQTVRELRDAGHACYYTLDAGPNVKIFCETDELPAITQRLSDQFGTDRVLVAHPGPGIQWLD
- the mvk gene encoding mevalonate kinase translates to MKKSVIGKSNAKIILLGDHSVVYGQPAIALPLPSVTTTVQMTATTAGQTIASRYFDGPIAQLNHHLAGVVALITTLLERFDGTQTPFHMTITSDLPAERGMGSSAAVDVAITRAMYQFFDRPLSRSTLLDTVAIGEKITHGNPSGIDAATSSSAVPVWLIPHQTLQQLSFHLNGVLVIADSGVKGQTGQAVASVARRKTTFPQVTNQQINTLGQLSYTARECLADNQITRLGEALNTAQEQLSGLGVSSPELDHLITVAREAGALGAKLTGGGMGGCMIALCADQASAKRVKHALLTHGATATWTEVFQDEEEPA
- a CDS encoding phosphomevalonate kinase is translated as MISAQAPGKLYIAGEYAVVEPGYPAIIVALNQFVTVTIEESHDYGRIASKQYQENSLYWERQGTELVFDNRDNPFHYILSAIRLTEQYAQALGKPLGIYHLNVNSDLDSADGKKYGLGSSAAVTVATVKALCQFYDIHLSQDQLFKLAAIAHLDVQGNGSLGDIAASVYGGWIAYRAFDRDWLASARRELTLIDLLNTDWPGLEIELLTPPAPLRLLIGWTGSPASTSHLVDRIALFKATRRKSYHQFLDESRDCLHRMIQAFHNGDLAAIQREITFNRQLLNQLAHSSHVTIETKLLKTMCDTAVTLGGAAKSSGAGGGDCGIVIIDAAKDLAKLLHDWEQRGIEPLKLNVHHVTE
- a CDS encoding helicase C-terminal domain-containing protein: MDQDTVYAVVDIETTGTSVQDGDRIIQIGCVFVQHNKIINHFETDVNPLREIPAAISRLTGISNARVRHAPLFDDVAGTLYSLLTNTVFVAHNVNFDFPFVNAELARVGYPELEIEALDTVSLSQILLPTAPSFRLRDLSGYFNIEHDNPHSADSDASATAELFIFLFRRLRALPLVTLQQMIDLQTDLPRETARLFTVARDLNVQQPRKLPDFLYLKNGLALRKVPEVEPTPLTAPIQYPKTKKQKQKLMPANLEWRAEQAKMMNYIYNNYAAADQHPVKQMVVEAPTGIGKSLGYTFPMAFLGQTGRAVVISTATTLLQEQLMEQTIPLLKQIVPFPVNAVLVKGSRHYLDLQRFATTLALDETSKQTQLLKLRLLVWLTMTTTGDLDELHLATYRAPYFQEIVHEGAVQPDNPFYQDDFIRRRDSALKQAQFVIVNHAYLSEHAHELGEQLDRPYLVIDEAQHLSESTLRQRRTQVKFAQIMNELHHVQRDISREIGPNLLALFAQDQATTQTIQRLLTTSQDLEQALTTVVNHLFLKFLAAKRGNTQNAPIEELVPARALFDATQDLAPTLKQLRDGDLALLVQLGTIRERFDQEHERFVASQRYLFERLDTRLHVIDDLLQRLLGIFDQATPDTTSELFWVTINHVGDRSSLQLASGLLATQGFLQSRIYDAFQPVLLTGATLFSSGRSQYVLDQFDLDRQTTATHRMRSSFDYAHQSHLLVADSGPNLTRVAPDDYVTYLVSAITQLAGAVHKQTLVLFNSLNVIERVYEQLTQQPEFAQREILAQGISGSRERIAKRFSTGSDSVLLGAASFWEGIDLPEEQLELLIVTRLPFDSPDRVFIKANYARLEAQGKNPFYNAALPAATLKLRQGVGRLIRTPRDHGAVVILDQRLVERQYGQSILRALPKEMPRTVGDVGMLTQGLVKFFEKPTPDSETTPEI